A genomic segment from Thermoplasmatales archaeon encodes:
- a CDS encoding 30S ribosomal protein S27e, with protein MEERKFVKPKNMKNKFIKIKCKDCGNEQITYSRITSVVVCNICGATLAKPTGGVLELYAEIVPDHTAQAQ; from the coding sequence ATGGAAGAACGAAAATTTGTCAAGCCGAAGAACATGAAGAATAAATTCATCAAGATAAAATGCAAGGACTGTGGAAACGAGCAGATTACTTATTCCCGGATAACATCGGTCGTTGTATGTAACATCTGCGGTGCCACTTTGGCAAAGCCCACCGGTGGAGTCTTGGAGCTATATGCTGAAATAGTTCCAGATCATACCGCACAGGCACAGTAG
- a CDS encoding 50S ribosomal protein L44e: MKLPKVVMAYCPKCGKHTPHDVERVKKAKASEMKAGQRRFRRATSGYGGFPRPKFEGREKPTKRVPLRYRCQVCKKATTPPGIRAKKFELVEA; encoded by the coding sequence ATGAAGCTTCCCAAAGTTGTCATGGCGTACTGTCCAAAGTGCGGTAAACACACACCACACGACGTAGAACGAGTAAAGAAGGCGAAGGCGAGCGAAATGAAGGCTGGACAGAGAAGATTCAGGCGCGCTACTTCTGGATATGGAGGTTTTCCAAGACCTAAATTCGAAGGAAGAGAAAAGCCTACAAAGAGAGTTCCTCTTCGATACAGATGCCAGGTCTGTAAAAAGGCCACAACCCCACCTGGAATAAGAGCAAAGAAATTCGAATTGGTGGAGGCGTAA
- a CDS encoding small nuclear ribonucleoprotein (Enables 3` processing of polyadenylated mRNAs and tRNA precursors): MPKPVSSALKPMDVLRGSLNSSVLVDVRGNRGYSGILEGYDVYMNLVIKDAAETIGGQDHGMYPRILVRGDNVIYVSPVNSVRGE; encoded by the coding sequence ATGCCTAAACCAGTTTCAAGTGCGCTAAAACCTATGGATGTCCTTCGCGGATCGCTTAATAGCAGCGTCCTAGTTGATGTGAGGGGCAACAGGGGGTACTCTGGCATTCTTGAGGGATATGATGTTTACATGAACCTTGTTATAAAAGACGCTGCCGAAACTATAGGCGGCCAGGATCATGGAATGTATCCAAGAATCCTTGTTAGAGGAGATAATGTGATATACGTTTCACCTGTAAATTCGGTAAGAGGGGAGTGA
- a CDS encoding 50S ribosomal protein L37e, translating into MSNGTAVMGKMNNKKVHITCRRCGHHSYHIREKRCSHCGYPAARIRSYRWAKAK; encoded by the coding sequence ATGAGCAACGGAACAGCCGTAATGGGAAAAATGAACAATAAGAAGGTTCACATCACCTGCAGAAGATGTGGTCATCATAGTTATCACATTAGAGAGAAGAGGTGCTCTCACTGTGGATATCCAGCTGCCAGAATCAGAAGCTATAGATGGGCAAAAGCCAAATGA
- the purF gene encoding amidophosphoribosyltransferase → MDIQLPESEAIDGQKPNDHCAVAGYLGKSSAYSSLITILRTLQHRGQESAGIAIFNNGIMNVRKGMGLVNEVFANLSPDQIMHLDGNAGIGHTRYSTAGTKTMENAGPFIVTNSAGYFAVSHNGEITNADKLREELMKQGLTFSTTSDTEVLLMELARNISLYGISNGTKLAMEKMKGAYAVALLFNGRLFALRDPLGIRPLILGKTSEGYIVASESCALDVMGAEKIRDVRPGELVELTPNGIFHILGVSSRVTAHCMFEYVYFARPDSVIDNVEVFQTRIRLGKKLAEEFPVDADVVVPVPDSGRAQALGYSIASGIPYSEGLIKNRFSDRTFIMPTQEKRAAAVRIKLNVIASEIKDKRVVLVDDSIVRGNTMKFIVSLLKKAGAKEVHVRIGSPPIVAPCYFGVDMKTRDQFVATGRTDDDIRDLVGADSLKYVSIDGLVESTSMSKNELCLGCLTSEYPAPIPGIAYPEQKELESFTS, encoded by the coding sequence GTGGATATCCAGCTGCCAGAATCAGAAGCTATAGATGGGCAAAAGCCAAATGATCATTGTGCCGTAGCTGGATACCTTGGAAAATCCTCGGCATATTCTTCACTGATCACCATACTCCGGACACTGCAGCACCGAGGACAGGAAAGTGCTGGAATAGCAATTTTCAACAATGGAATAATGAATGTCAGGAAGGGGATGGGCCTCGTTAACGAAGTTTTTGCAAACCTCTCTCCCGATCAGATCATGCATCTTGATGGAAATGCAGGGATAGGGCACACAAGATATTCAACAGCTGGAACAAAAACCATGGAGAACGCTGGTCCTTTCATAGTAACCAATTCAGCGGGCTATTTCGCTGTCTCCCATAACGGTGAGATAACTAATGCGGACAAACTGAGAGAGGAGCTCATGAAACAGGGCCTAACTTTTTCGACCACTTCCGACACCGAGGTTCTGCTTATGGAACTGGCAAGGAATATCTCTTTGTACGGCATATCAAATGGCACGAAACTCGCCATGGAAAAGATGAAGGGTGCTTACGCAGTAGCTCTTCTATTCAATGGCAGACTTTTTGCCCTTAGGGATCCGTTAGGGATCAGACCTTTAATCCTCGGGAAAACATCAGAAGGATATATTGTCGCTTCAGAGAGTTGCGCACTCGACGTGATGGGTGCTGAAAAGATAAGGGACGTTCGCCCCGGTGAACTCGTGGAGCTCACACCAAACGGTATTTTCCATATTCTCGGAGTATCATCTAGAGTGACCGCACACTGTATGTTTGAGTACGTTTATTTTGCAAGACCGGACAGTGTCATAGATAATGTAGAGGTCTTCCAGACTCGTATAAGGCTTGGAAAGAAGCTTGCGGAGGAATTCCCTGTGGATGCAGACGTTGTTGTTCCTGTTCCAGACTCGGGAAGGGCACAGGCACTGGGGTATTCTATAGCTTCCGGTATTCCGTACAGCGAAGGATTAATCAAAAATAGGTTCTCGGATAGAACTTTTATCATGCCAACACAAGAAAAGAGAGCTGCAGCGGTAAGGATCAAACTGAATGTTATCGCATCTGAGATCAAGGACAAGAGGGTTGTCTTAGTTGATGACAGCATTGTTCGTGGAAACACAATGAAATTTATTGTGTCACTCCTTAAAAAGGCTGGTGCAAAGGAAGTGCACGTCAGGATAGGATCTCCGCCGATAGTAGCTCCGTGCTATTTTGGCGTTGACATGAAGACAAGAGACCAATTCGTGGCAACAGGAAGAACCGATGACGATATTCGCGATCTCGTTGGAGCAGATTCCCTGAAGTATGTATCCATAGACGGTCTTGTAGAAAGCACGAGCATGTCAAAGAATGAGTTGTGCCTCGGATGCCTTACCTCGGAATATCCTGCACCCATACCAGGTATCGCCTATCCAGAACAGAAGGAACTCGAAAGTTTTACCAGCTAG